From Polyodon spathula isolate WHYD16114869_AA chromosome 26, ASM1765450v1, whole genome shotgun sequence, one genomic window encodes:
- the fstl3 gene encoding follistatin-related protein 3 codes for MNFLAFSNILTCVILCQNIGRYSVNAGICWLQQGRDQKCAVILNTEVSREECCGNGSLETAWSNYTLSINKISLMGFLGMVTCKPCKETCDDVYCGPSKVCRMKQGRPHCACAPDCSHINHRQPVCGGDGNTYRDECALLLARCRGHPDLVVMYQGECKKSCSHVVCPGTHTCVTDQTESAHCVMCRTALCPVPMAGGQSICGNNNVTYPSACHLRRATCFQGRSIGVRHSGHCTHFYKHAEENWGSHENTV; via the exons atgAACTTTTTAGCATTTAGTAACATTTTGACCTGTGTCATCTTATGTCAAAATATTGGACGATACTCAGTAAACG CCGGGATCTGCTGGCTGCAGCAAGGACGCGATCAGAAGTGCGCGGTGATACTGAACACGGAGGTGTCCCGCGAGGAGTGCTGCGGGAACGGCAGTTTGGAGACGGCCTGGTCCAACTACACCCTCTCCATCAACAAGATCAGCCTCATGGGCTTTCTGGGGATGGTCACATGCAAGCCCTGCAAAG AAACCTGCGACGATGTGTACTGCGGGCCCAGCAAGGTGTGCAGAATGAAGCAGGGGCGCCCCCACTGCGCATGCGCCCCGGACTGCTCCCACATCAACCACAGGCAGCCGGTGTGCGGCGGGGACGGCAACACTTACCGGGATGAGTGCGCCCTGCTGCTGGCTCGATGCAGGGGTCACCCCGACCTGGTTGTCATGTACCAGGGAGAATGCAAGA AGTCCTGCTCCCACGTGGTGTGTCCTGGCACCCACACCTGTGTCACGGATCAGACAGAGAGCGCTCACTGCGTGATGTGCCGCACCGCACTGTGCCCTGTCCCCATGGCCGGTGGGCAGTCCATCTGCGGAAACAACAATGTCACCTACCCCAGCGCCTGCCACCTCCGGAGAGCAACCTGCTTCCAGGGGCGCTCCATCGGAGTCCGACACTCCGGGCACTGCACAC ATTTCTACAAGCATGCTGAGGAGAATTGGGGCAGCCATGAGAACACAGTGTGA